One stretch of Penaeus vannamei isolate JL-2024 chromosome 7, ASM4276789v1, whole genome shotgun sequence DNA includes these proteins:
- the LOC113800514 gene encoding protein dpy-30 homolog isoform X1 — protein sequence MNKMDSEAESSDVVSDSVEKASGSVGESNGESSAKRPRVDVNSLPTRQYLDQTVVPILLQAVTQLNKERPGDPIEWLANYLLKNKPQFTNGNSNSS from the exons AT GAACAAAATGGATTCGGAAGCAGAGTCGTCAGATGTTGTAAGTGACTCTGTTGAG AAAGCCAGTGGCAGTGTTGGAGAAAGTAACGGAGAATCGTCAGCAAAGAGGCCCAGAGTAGACGTTAATTCTTTGCCAACTCGACAGTACCTAGACCAGACTGTAGTGCCGATCCTCCTGCAGGCAGTTACGCAGCTCAATAAGGAAAG ACCTGGAGATCCTATAGAATGGTTGGCAAACTACCTCCTAAAGAATAAACCACAGTTTACTAATGGCAACTCCAACAGCTCTTAG
- the LOC113800514 gene encoding protein dpy-30 homolog isoform X2: MDSEAESSDVVSDSVEKASGSVGESNGESSAKRPRVDVNSLPTRQYLDQTVVPILLQAVTQLNKERPGDPIEWLANYLLKNKPQFTNGNSNSS; the protein is encoded by the exons ATGGATTCGGAAGCAGAGTCGTCAGATGTTGTAAGTGACTCTGTTGAG AAAGCCAGTGGCAGTGTTGGAGAAAGTAACGGAGAATCGTCAGCAAAGAGGCCCAGAGTAGACGTTAATTCTTTGCCAACTCGACAGTACCTAGACCAGACTGTAGTGCCGATCCTCCTGCAGGCAGTTACGCAGCTCAATAAGGAAAG ACCTGGAGATCCTATAGAATGGTTGGCAAACTACCTCCTAAAGAATAAACCACAGTTTACTAATGGCAACTCCAACAGCTCTTAG
- the LOC113800514 gene encoding protein dpy-30 homolog isoform X3, whose translation MDSEAESSDVKASGSVGESNGESSAKRPRVDVNSLPTRQYLDQTVVPILLQAVTQLNKERPGDPIEWLANYLLKNKPQFTNGNSNSS comes from the exons ATGGATTCGGAAGCAGAGTCGTCAGATGTT AAAGCCAGTGGCAGTGTTGGAGAAAGTAACGGAGAATCGTCAGCAAAGAGGCCCAGAGTAGACGTTAATTCTTTGCCAACTCGACAGTACCTAGACCAGACTGTAGTGCCGATCCTCCTGCAGGCAGTTACGCAGCTCAATAAGGAAAG ACCTGGAGATCCTATAGAATGGTTGGCAAACTACCTCCTAAAGAATAAACCACAGTTTACTAATGGCAACTCCAACAGCTCTTAG
- the LOC113800514 gene encoding protein dpy-30 homolog isoform X4, with amino-acid sequence MNKMDSEAESSDVKASGSVGESNGESSAKRPRVDVNSLPTRQYLDQTVVPILLQAVTQLNKERPGDPIEWLANYLLKNKPQFTNGNSNSS; translated from the exons AT GAACAAAATGGATTCGGAAGCAGAGTCGTCAGATGTT AAAGCCAGTGGCAGTGTTGGAGAAAGTAACGGAGAATCGTCAGCAAAGAGGCCCAGAGTAGACGTTAATTCTTTGCCAACTCGACAGTACCTAGACCAGACTGTAGTGCCGATCCTCCTGCAGGCAGTTACGCAGCTCAATAAGGAAAG ACCTGGAGATCCTATAGAATGGTTGGCAAACTACCTCCTAAAGAATAAACCACAGTTTACTAATGGCAACTCCAACAGCTCTTAG
- the LOC113800539 gene encoding uncharacterized protein: MDEQEFEEILTYLSKNKYPESIKSKDSRSNWRKKCRPFLCCKDELYYNHKKYGALLAVKGVKDKNRVIEKCHIQADGKHHGINRTLKKISTNYYWKTIAKDVHNYVKMVCQTCIDQAIQQTNAAKNSNTSQEESEGGIRVKSTHKIVDKAIEQIGLDVIGNILEPSVPSPQEPGCTMFKCEGAVPQQSMSQSLVLRDHIMAQCGLDVVGPLSETHKGKRFIVVLTDCVTKWVEATAISEFTTESVGSFLVEAICRHGSIEEIMTKHNPDFCARLSEKLCSMIGIAIRMSTILPSQPNGYIEHYWYNSVLCGALMKYSNQNQYYWDTSLNQVILAYRTFHQKGLSGSPFQLLYDRPLRLPVMCISQPSGDAYSDEQEALTAHINNYLKALSCSTQQQQQPGTQHQDRLTPPYAPSGNIDSPSPSSTPINTSSQHQSSHVLGSFAQTVVTNNHINSTLPITTFGSNLQPASHNNVSVHAIPTTSITPQTIPANLNAHAMSTNTVTPQTIQSNSSHNLTTNSHIITTPSVTPVASQVITPHISVTQPTTVQTNSNITTNTSSDSHAGHMVMIQTDMKTYGDSIYLICSQ, encoded by the exons ATGGATGAACAGGAATTTGAAGAAATCCTGACCTACCTCTCTAAGAACAAATACCCTGAGAGCATTAAGTCGAAAGACAGTCGCAGCAACTGGCGTAAGAAATGCCGTCCATTCTTATGCTGCAAGGACGAGCTCTACTACAATCACAAGAAGTATGGAGCCTTGTTGGCAGTAAAAGGAGTCAAGGATAAGAATCGGGTCATTGAAAAGTGCCACATACAAGCTGATGGCAAGCACCATGGGATTAACAGAAC GCTCAAGAAGATAAGCACAAATTACTATTGGAAGACAATAGCGAAAGATGTCCACAATTATGTTAAGATGGTGTGCCAGACCTGCATTGACCAAGCCATACAACAGACCAATGCAGCTAAAAACTCAAATACATCTCAGGAAGAATCTGAAGGAGGAATTCGGGTAAAATCCACACACAAAATAGTGGACAAAGCTATTGAACAAATTGGACTTGATGTCATTGGGAATATCTTGGAGCCAAGTGTTCCTTCTCCTCAAGAACCAGGATGTACTATGTTTAAGTGTGAAGGGGCTGTTCCCCAGCAATCGATGTCACAATCATTAGTGCTTCGAGACCACATAATGGCACAGTGTGGACTAGATGTTGTAGGACCCCTTAGTGAAACACATAAAGGAAAACGTTTCATAGTTGTGCTTACTGACTGTGTAACAAAGTGGGTGGAAGCAACTGCAATATCAGAATTCACAACTGAATCAGTTGGGAGTTTCTTAGTTGAGGCTATATGCCGACACGGGTCAATAGAAGAGATAATGACTAAACACAATCCTGATTTTTGTGCCAGGTTAAGTGAGAAGCTTTGTTCTATGATAGGCATCGCAATCAGAATGTCAACCATACTACCTTCTCAACCAAACGGGTATATAGAGCACTACTGGTATAATTCAGTTTTGTGCGGTGCCTTGATGAAATACAGTAATCAAAACCAGTATTATTGGGACACATCTTTAAATCAGGTGATTTTAGCTTATAGGACATTCCATCAAAAGGGCCTTTCAGGATCCCCTTTCCAACTATTGTATGATAGACCTCTTCGTCTTCCGGTGATGTGCATCTCTCAGCCTTCTGGTGATGCTTACTCTGATGAGCAGGAGGCCCTGACAGCCCACATCAACAACTACCTGAAGGCTCTATCTTGCTCTactcaacagcaacaacagccagGAACACAACATCAGGATAGACTGACCCCGCCTTATGCACCATCAGGCAACATTGACTCTCCTTCGCCATCATCCACACCAATCAACACTTCTTCCCAACACCAATCCAGTCATGTATTAGGATCATTTGCTCAAACTGTTGTCACAAACAACCACATCAATTCGACACTTCCCATCACCACCTTTGGTTCAAACCTCCAACCTGCCTCCCATAACAATGTCTCTGTACATGCTATCCCTACCACAAGCATAACGCCCCAGACAATACCTGCAAACCTGAATGCTCATGCCATGTCAACAAACACTGTCACCCCCCAAACCATTCAGTCCAACAGCTCGCATAATCTCACAACCAACAGCCATATAATTACGACTCCCTCAGTCACCCCAGTAGCCAGCCAGGTTATTACTCCACACATTTCAGTCACTCAGCCAACGACCGTCCAAACCAATTCTAACATTACCACGAACACCAGTTCTGACAGTCATGCAGGACATATGGTCATGATACAGACTGACATGAAGACGTATGGAGATTCAATTTATCTAATCTGTTCTCAGTGA